The Populus nigra chromosome 19, ddPopNigr1.1, whole genome shotgun sequence genome includes a window with the following:
- the LOC133679921 gene encoding heat shock 70 kDa protein, mitochondrial — MATAALLRSLRRRDVASAPLAAYRSLSNNVKPSWAPSNFSQNLAGLSRAFSAKPAGSDVIGIDLGTTNSCVAVMEGKSPKVIENAEGSRTTPSVVAFTPKGELLMGTPAKRQAVTNPSNTVFGTKRLIGRKFDDPQTQKEMKMVPYKIVRAPNGDAWVESNGQQYSPSQIGAFILTKMKETAEAYLGKTISKAVITVPAYFNDAQRQATKDAGRIAGLDVQRIINEPTAAALSYGMNNKEGLIAVFDLGGGTFDVSILEISNGVFEVKATNGDTFLGGEDFDNTLLEYLVNEFKRTEGIDLSKDKLALQRLREAAEKAKIELSSTTQTDINLPFITADSSGAKHLNITLTRSKFESLVNHLIERTRIPCKNCLKDAGISTKEVDEVLLVGGMTRVPRVQEIVSEIFGKSPSKGVNPDEAVAMGAAIQGGILRGDVKELLLLDVTPLSLGIETLGGIFTRLISRNTTIPTKKSQVFSTAADNQTQVGIKVLQGEREMASDNKMLGEFELMGIPPAPRGMPQIEVTFDIDANGIVTVSAKDKSTGKEQQITIRSSGGLSEDEIEKMVKEAELFAQKDQDRKALIDIKNSADTTIYSIEKSLDEYREKIPSEVAKEIEDAVADLRKAMGGDNVDDIKSKLDAANKAVSKIGEHLSKGSSGGGDSASGGSQGGDQAPEAEYEEVKK, encoded by the exons ATGGCCACAGCTGCTCTCCTACGCTCTCTACGACGCCGTGACGTCGCCTCCGCTCCTCTCGCGGCCTACAGATCC TTGAGTAATAATGTGAAGCCATCGTGGGCTCCTTCTAATTTCAGCCAAAATTTGGCTGGTTTGTCCAGAGCTTTCAG TGCAAAACCTGCAGGCAGTGATGTTATAGGTATTGATTTGGGTACCACAAATTCATGCGTTGCGGTCATGGAAGGGAAG AGTCCCAAAGTTATTGAGAATGCTGAAGGATCTAGGACAACCCCGTCAGTTGTTGCCTTCACCCCAAAGGGAGAGTTACTCATGGGCACGCCAGCAAAACGCCAGGCTGTGACAAATCCGAGCAATACAGTGTTTGGAACTAAGCGTTTGATTGGTAGGAAGTTTGATGATCCTCAAACACAAAAGGAGATGAAAATGGTTCCGTATAAGATTGTCAGGGCTCCAAATGGAGATGCATGGGTTGAATCCAATGGACAGCAATATTCCCCTAGTCAAATCGGGGCCTTTATTCTGACCAAGATGAAAGAAACTGCTGAAGCATATCTcggaaaaacaatttcaaaagctGTGATCACTGTACCAGCTTATTTCAATGATGCTCAAAGACAAGCTACAAAGGATGCTGGAAGAATTGCTGGCCTTGATGTGCAGAGAATCATCAATGAACCTACTGCTGCAGCACTTTCCTATGGTATGAACAACAAGGAGGGTCTCATTGCAGTGTTTGACCTTGGAGGTGGGACATTTGATGTTTCTATCTTGGAGATCTCTAATGGTGTTTTTGAG GTCAAAGCTACAAATGGGGACACATTTTTGGGAGGAGAGGACTTTGACAACACCCTTTTAGAGTACTTGGTCAATGAGTTTAAGAGAACTGAGGGAATTGATCTTTCAAAAGATAAGCTAGCTCTGCAGAGGCTCCGTGAAGCAGCAGAAAAGGCCAAGATAGAACTCTCCTCGACCACTCAGACTGATATCAACTTACCATTTATCACAGCTGATTCATCAGGTGCTAAACATTTGAATATAACACTGACCAGATCCAAATTTGAAAGCTTGGTAAATCACTTGATTGAGAGGACAAGGATCCCATGCAAGAACTGTTTGAAGGATGCTGGCATTTCTACCAAGGAAGTTGATGAGGTTCTTCTTGTTGGAGGAATGACTCGTGTTCCCAGGGTTCAAGAGATAGTATCAGAGATCTTTGGAAAGAGCCCTAGCAAGGGAGTAAACCCTGATGAGGCAGTGGCAATGGGAGCTGCAATTCAGGGTGGAATTTTACGGGGAGATGTCAAAGAACTGCTTCTTCTTGATGTCACTCCCTTATCACTTGGTATAGAGACACTTGGCGGTATCTTCACAAGGTTGATCAGCAGGAACACAACAATTCCTACAAAGAAGAGTCAG GTCTTCTCTACAGCAGCTGACAACCAGACGCAGGTTGGTATCAAGGTGCTGCAAGGTGAGCGTGAAATGGCATCTGACAACAAGATGCTGGGAGAATTTGAACTTATGGGTATTCCACCAGCTCCCAGGGGCATGCCTCAAATTGAGGTGACCTTTGACATTGATGCCAATGGTATTGTCACTGTCTCTGCCAAGGACAAATCAACTGGTAAAGAACAGCAGATCACCATCCGTTCATCTGGAGGCCTTTCAGAAGATGAGATTGAGAAGATGGTCAAGGAGGCCGAACTGTTTGCGCAGAAGGATCAAGATAGAAAGGCCttgattgatattaaaaatagtgcTGACACCACTATCTACAGCATTGAAAAGAGCCTCGATGAGTACAGGGAAAAGATCCCTTCTGAAGTTGCAAAGGAGATTGAGGATGCTGTTGCAGATTTGAGGAAGGCAATGGGGGGAGACAATGTTGATGATATCAAATCCAAACTAGATGCCGCAAACAAAGCAGTTTCAAAGATTGGAGAGCACTTGTCTAAGGGCAGCAGTGGTGGAGGTGATAGTGCTTCTGGAGGTTCACAGGGTGGCGACCAGGCTCCTGAAGCTGAATACGAGGAGGTGAAGAAGTGA
- the LOC133680315 gene encoding uncharacterized protein LOC133680315 isoform X2, whose amino-acid sequence MHIDREEPVGNVEAEEMDGDLKEDTPLGDIPLYRHRFLGMVRQKAYIFDGDGNYYNKDWDFAEPKENEFCWYHVELPKINQKLPLFAQSLIDILCPPLKLQDILSLVSNGPLCSHVNGALVFRVNSPGPPTSNYTFRLAARVTENSVITVSLGRVPRLGFSPTSKSLLSEIPSVETYSSGGPPSHNGGDQKEGSGFVIREHVLEFLLTMNHSEEADNPVPESVSNLVVHIIDTHVDHLQDVTTKLEMELDSVELELDKGGFALKKQMLDDRRFPNMHLNLQRILQVIAHGEQVFPRVKEKCSSKKWFCSEDINSLEELIGRLRRLKESVGFIANRVTAIQAGLDSWQAEQINKKLYYLSFLSIIFLPLSIITGARNSLWHECGRSSMDRAKEPKGERWFPQCDVSLRGNASSRSSMLPFPSSLHPYSCLATKDGFEKKLVSQ is encoded by the exons ATGCACATAGACAGGGAAGAGCCTGTCGGGAACGTGGAGGCAGAGGAGATGGACGGAGACCTCAAGGAGGATACTCCTCTCGGGGACATCCCTCTCTACCGCCACCGTTTTTTGGGTATGGTGAGACAGAAAGCCTATATATTTGACGGTGATGGAAATTATTACAATAAAGATTGGGATTTTGCTGAACCTAAGGAAAACGAGTTTTGTTGGTACCATGTAGAACTTCCAAAAATTAACCAGAAGCTTCCGCTTTTCGCACAAAGCCTCATTGACATTCTTTGCCCTCCTTTGAAACTCCAAGATATTCTGTCACTAGTTAGCAACGGGCCCCTTTGTAGTCATGTTAATGGAGCACTTGTGTTCAGAGTTAATTCTCCTGGTCCTCCAACTAGCAATTATACATTTAGATTAGCTGCTAGAGTTACTGAGAATTCGGTGATTACCGTGTCACTAGGACGGGTTCCAAGATTGGGTTTCTCACCAACGAGTAAATCCCTTCTCTCTGAGATTCCTAGTGTGGAGACTTATTCAAGTGGTGGGCCGCCCTCACATAATGGAGGGGATCAAAAGGAAGGAAGTGGGTTTGTGATTAGAGAGCATGTTCTTGAGTTCTTATTGACAATGAACCACTCAGAGGAGGCTGATAATCCCGTGCCGGAATCTGTCTCAAATCTTGTTGTTCACATCATTGACACGCATGTCGATCACCTTCAAGATGTTACCACCAAACTCGAGATGGAGCTTGACTCTGTGGAGCTTGAATTAGACAAAG GAGGTTTTGCATTAAAGAAACAGATGCTTGATGATAGAAGATTTCCTAATATGCATCTTAATCTTCAGCGTATATTGCAG GTGATTGCACATGGGGAGCAAGTATTTCCGcgagtaaaagaaaaatgttcTTCAAAAAAATGGTTTTGCAGTGAAGATATTAACTCCCTAGAAGAGTTAATTGGAAGGCTAAGGAGGCTAAAAGAGAGTGTGGGGTTTATAGCAAATCGTGTCACGGCAATTCAGGCAGGTTTGGATAGCTGGCAGGCTGAGCAAATAAACAAGAAACTATACTATCTCTCGTTCCTTTCAATTATATTCCTCCCATTGTCAATCATTACTGGAG CTCGTAACAGTCTTTGGCATGAATGTGGGAGGAGTTCCATGGACAGAGCAAAAGAACCCAAAGGAGAAAGATGGTTTCCGCAATGTGATGTTTCTCTGCGTGGGAATGCTAGTTCTCGTTCTTCTATGCTTCCTTTTCCCAGCTCTTTACACCCATATAGCTGCCTGGCGACGAAGGATGGCTTTGAAAAGAAGCTGGTCTCTCAATAG
- the LOC133680315 gene encoding uncharacterized protein LOC133680315 isoform X1, which yields MHIDREEPVGNVEAEEMDGDLKEDTPLGDIPLYRHRFLGMVRQKAYIFDGDGNYYNKDWDFAEPKENEFCWYHVELPKINQKLPLFAQSLIDILCPPLKLQDILSLVSNGPLCSHVNGALVFRVNSPGPPTSNYTFRLAARVTENSVITVSLGRVPRLGFSPTSKSLLSEIPSVETYSSGGPPSHNGGDQKEGSGFVIREHVLEFLLTMNHSEEADNPVPESVSNLVVHIIDTHVDHLQDVTTKLEMELDSVELELDKGGFALKKQMLDDRRFPNMHLNLQRILQVIAHGEQVFPRVKEKCSSKKWFCSEDINSLEELIGRLRRLKESVGFIANRVTAIQAGLDSWQAEQINKKLYYLSFLSIIFLPLSIITGVFGMNVGGVPWTEQKNPKEKDGFRNVMFLCVGMLVLVLLCFLFPALYTHIAAWRRRMALKRSWSLNRKSFLKRTVPVKERGGYIRL from the exons ATGCACATAGACAGGGAAGAGCCTGTCGGGAACGTGGAGGCAGAGGAGATGGACGGAGACCTCAAGGAGGATACTCCTCTCGGGGACATCCCTCTCTACCGCCACCGTTTTTTGGGTATGGTGAGACAGAAAGCCTATATATTTGACGGTGATGGAAATTATTACAATAAAGATTGGGATTTTGCTGAACCTAAGGAAAACGAGTTTTGTTGGTACCATGTAGAACTTCCAAAAATTAACCAGAAGCTTCCGCTTTTCGCACAAAGCCTCATTGACATTCTTTGCCCTCCTTTGAAACTCCAAGATATTCTGTCACTAGTTAGCAACGGGCCCCTTTGTAGTCATGTTAATGGAGCACTTGTGTTCAGAGTTAATTCTCCTGGTCCTCCAACTAGCAATTATACATTTAGATTAGCTGCTAGAGTTACTGAGAATTCGGTGATTACCGTGTCACTAGGACGGGTTCCAAGATTGGGTTTCTCACCAACGAGTAAATCCCTTCTCTCTGAGATTCCTAGTGTGGAGACTTATTCAAGTGGTGGGCCGCCCTCACATAATGGAGGGGATCAAAAGGAAGGAAGTGGGTTTGTGATTAGAGAGCATGTTCTTGAGTTCTTATTGACAATGAACCACTCAGAGGAGGCTGATAATCCCGTGCCGGAATCTGTCTCAAATCTTGTTGTTCACATCATTGACACGCATGTCGATCACCTTCAAGATGTTACCACCAAACTCGAGATGGAGCTTGACTCTGTGGAGCTTGAATTAGACAAAG GAGGTTTTGCATTAAAGAAACAGATGCTTGATGATAGAAGATTTCCTAATATGCATCTTAATCTTCAGCGTATATTGCAG GTGATTGCACATGGGGAGCAAGTATTTCCGcgagtaaaagaaaaatgttcTTCAAAAAAATGGTTTTGCAGTGAAGATATTAACTCCCTAGAAGAGTTAATTGGAAGGCTAAGGAGGCTAAAAGAGAGTGTGGGGTTTATAGCAAATCGTGTCACGGCAATTCAGGCAGGTTTGGATAGCTGGCAGGCTGAGCAAATAAACAAGAAACTATACTATCTCTCGTTCCTTTCAATTATATTCCTCCCATTGTCAATCATTACTGGAG TCTTTGGCATGAATGTGGGAGGAGTTCCATGGACAGAGCAAAAGAACCCAAAGGAGAAAGATGGTTTCCGCAATGTGATGTTTCTCTGCGTGGGAATGCTAGTTCTCGTTCTTCTATGCTTCCTTTTCCCAGCTCTTTACACCCATATAGCTGCCTGGCGACGAAGGATGGCTTTGAAAAGAAGCTGGTCTCTCAATAGGAAATCTTTTCTCAAGAGAACTGTTCCAGTTAAAGAAAGAGGTGGTTATATTCGCCTTTGA
- the LOC133680163 gene encoding secreted RxLR effector protein 161-like codes for MVGSLMYLTATRPDVMCAVSLLSRYMESPTSLHSQAAKRVFRYLQGTIDFDIHYKKGEASRLIGYANSNYAGDLDDRRSTSGSEFMMNSGVVSWSSRKQQVVTLSTTEAEFIAAATSACQAIWLRRILDDLHFQQHDPTIIHCDSSSAIKLSKNPVLHGRSKHIDV; via the coding sequence ATGGTTGGGAGCTTAATGTACTTAACGGCTACTAGGCCGGATGTTATGTGTGCAGTGAGTCTTCTTAGCAGGTACATGGAGTCACCAACAAGTCTGCATTCCCAAGCTGCGAAGAGAGTGTTTCGTTATTTACAGGGAACAATTGATTTCGATATACACTATAAGAAAGGAGAAGCTTCAAGACTCATTGGCTATGCTAACAGTAATTACGCAGGTGATTTAGACGACAGGAGAAGCACTTCAGGAAGCGAGTTCATGATGAATTCAGGTGTTGTGTCTTGGTCTTCAAGAAAACAACAGGTGGTTACTCTATCCACAACCGAAGCAGAGTTTATAGCCGCAGCAACATCAGCATGTCAAGCCATATGGCTGAGAAGAATTCTTGATGATCTGCATTTTCAGCAACATGATCCTACAATAATTCACTGTGACAGCAGCTCAGCAATCAAGCTTTCTAAAAATCCAGTCCTTCACGGGAGAAGCAAGCACATAGATGTGTGA